The window CGATCCGGCACGTCGAAACTCGGCCATTCCGGCACGCCGACAGTGTTGTTGGCCGGCAGGAAGTCGATCAGCCGGCGCACTTGCAGCAGCGCCTCGACATCGTTCTCGAAGGAGCCGTCGGCGACCGAGGATTTCGAGGTATGGACCTTGGCGCCGCCGAGCTCCTCGGAGGTCACGGTCTCGTTGGTGACGGTCTTCACCACCTCCGGGCCGGTGACGAACATGTAGCTGGTGTCACGGACCATGAAGATGAAGTCGGTCATCGCCGGCGAATAGACGTCGCCGCCGGCGCAGGGACCCATGATCACCGAGATCTGCGGGATGACGCCCGACGCCTGAACGTTGCGCTTGAAGACCTCGCCATAGCCGCCGAGCGCCGCGACGCCCTCCTGGATGCGGGCGCCGCCGGCGTCGAACAGGCCGACGATCGGCGCGCGCATCTTCAGCGCCATGTCCTGGATCTTGATGATCTTCTGGGCGTGCGTCTCGGAGAGCGAGCCGCCGAAGACGGTGAAGTCCTTGGAGAAGACGAAGACGGTGCGGCCATTGACCGTGCCCCAGCCGGTGACGACGCCGTCGCCGGGGATCTTCTCGGCCTTGTCCATGCCGAAATCGACGGCGCGGTGCTGCACGAACATGTCGAACTCCTCGAAGGAGTCCCTGTCGAGCAGCAGCTCGATGCGCTCGCGGGCGGTGAGCTTGCCGCGCTTGTGCTGCGCCTCGATGCGCCGCTCGCCGCCGCCGAGGCGGGCACCCGCGCGCCGGTCTTCGAGCTGTTCGAGAATGTCCTTCATGGAGCCCCCGCGCGCTTGGCAAGTCGCTATCCGGCTTAAGGGCGGAAGGCCGGGCTGTCCATCGGGGGCGGTTGCGGCTTTGGTGCAAGGCGGGTTGCGCATTGGCGTTCGGCCGCTTGCGAATCAAATAAGTGCATGCTTATGTGTTGGCCATGGTTGAGCAGGACATCTTCAAGGCGCTGGCCGACCCGACCCGCCGGGCGATCTTCGAGAAGCTCGCCGCCGGCAGTATGAACGCCAGCGCCTTGCGCGAGGGCATGGCGATCAGCCAGCCGGCGATGTCGCAGCACCTTGCGGTTCTGCGCACTGCGAAGCTGGTGCGGGAGGAACGGCAGGGGCGCTTCGTCAACTACGAGGTCGACCCGGACGGGCTTGCCCTGATCGCGCAATGGCTGGCGAAATACCGGGCCTACTGGCCGGCGCGCATCGATGCCCTCAAGGATCTGCTGCGGGACATGGACCAATGAGCGAGAGCGACATTCAGGAACGCACCAAGCAGCTGGTCTTCGAATACCAGCTCGAGGCGCCGCCCGAGAAGGTCTGGCGGGCGCTCAGCATTCCCGCCTTCCGCGAGCGCTGGCTGCCGGCTGAGGTTGAGGCGCTTTCCAGCGTACCTGGCGAGGAGGTGCGCTATCGGCTGAGGGAAGAGGAGCCGCCTTTCCTCGAAAGCGTGGTGACCTTTCAGCTCGCGCCGAACGAGGGCGGCACCGAGCTGCGGATCATCCACA is drawn from Bosea sp. Tri-49 and contains these coding sequences:
- a CDS encoding acyl-CoA carboxylase subunit beta, whose amino-acid sequence is MKDILEQLEDRRAGARLGGGERRIEAQHKRGKLTARERIELLLDRDSFEEFDMFVQHRAVDFGMDKAEKIPGDGVVTGWGTVNGRTVFVFSKDFTVFGGSLSETHAQKIIKIQDMALKMRAPIVGLFDAGGARIQEGVAALGGYGEVFKRNVQASGVIPQISVIMGPCAGGDVYSPAMTDFIFMVRDTSYMFVTGPEVVKTVTNETVTSEELGGAKVHTSKSSVADGSFENDVEALLQVRRLIDFLPANNTVGVPEWPSFDVPDRVDMSLDTLVPDNPNKPYDIKELILKVVDEGDFFEIQQAYAGNIVTGFARIEGRTVGIVANQPMVLAGVLDSDASRKGARFVRYCDAFEIPIVTLVDVPGFLPGTAQEYGGLIKHGAKLLFAYSECTVPLVTVITRKAYGGAYDVMASKHIGADVNYAWPTAQIAVMGAKGAVEIIFRGGDAETIARQTKEYEDRFMSPFVAAERGYIDEVIMPHSTRRRIARALAMLRTKSVERPWRKHDNIPL
- a CDS encoding ArsR/SmtB family transcription factor — encoded protein: MVEQDIFKALADPTRRAIFEKLAAGSMNASALREGMAISQPAMSQHLAVLRTAKLVREERQGRFVNYEVDPDGLALIAQWLAKYRAYWPARIDALKDLLRDMDQ
- a CDS encoding SRPBCC family protein; the protein is MSESDIQERTKQLVFEYQLEAPPEKVWRALSIPAFRERWLPAEVEALSSVPGEEVRYRLREEEPPFLESVVTFQLAPNEGGTELRIIHSLTDARLSQPPAPANSNQPLMLRAA